A region from the Brassica napus cultivar Da-Ae chromosome C8, Da-Ae, whole genome shotgun sequence genome encodes:
- the LOC106413610 gene encoding glycosyl hydrolase 5 family protein-like, whose product MVVTKLGNHNVMVILDNHLTKSGWCCANNDGNGFFGDNFFDPTVWTAALSKMAATFNGVSNVVGMSLRNELRGPKQNVNDWFKYMQQGAEAVHSANKNVLVIMSGLSFDTGLSFIMPRPVHLSFTGKLVFELHWYSFSDGNSWSTNNSNDNCGQVLNRIRNNGGFLLNQGFPLFLREFGIDERGGNVNNDRYFGCLTGWAAENDVDWSLWALTGTYYLRQGVVGLNEYYGVLDSDWISVRNSSFLQKISLLQSTLQGPGPRTDAYNLVFHPLTGLCLVCSLKDTTMLTLGPCNSSEPWSYTKKTLRIEDQPLCLQSNGPENRVTMSRTDCSIWQTISASRMHLASTTSNNNPLCLDVDATNNILANPCKCLSMDSSCQPMSQWFKIINATRPLKSSKLYKQLENLSPKSDML is encoded by the exons ATGGTGGTTACAAAATTAGGAAACCACAATGTGATGGTTATATTAGACAACCACCTAACCAAATCAGGGTGGTGCTGTGCCAACAACGACGGTAATGGTTTCTTCGGTGACAACTTCTTCGATCCCACCGTATGGACCGCAGCTTTGAGTAAAATGGCAGCAACTTTCAACGGCGTCTCTAATGTCGTTGGCATGAGTCTAAGGAATGAACTTAGAGGACCTAAACAAAACGTTAACGATTGGTTCAA GTACATGCAACAAGGAGCGGAAGCAGTTCATTCAGCAAACAAGAACGTACTTGTAATCATGTCCGGTCTCAGTTTCGACACTGGCCTCTCTTTCATTATGCCGCGACCCGTCCATCTATCTTTCACCGGAAAACTCGTCTTCGAGCTCCACTGGTATTCTTTCTCTGACGGAAACTCATGGTCGACCAATAACTCCAACGATAACTGCGGTCAGGTTCTAAACCGGATAAGAAACAATGGCGGTTTTCTCCTTAACCAAGGCTTTCCCTTGTTCCTCAGAGAGTTTGGTATAGATGAAAGAGGAGGAAACGTTAATAATGATCGCTATTTTGGATGTCTAACCGGTTGGGCGGCCGAAAATGATGTCGACTGGTCACTATGGGCCCTAACCGGAACTTATTACTTAAGACAAGGCGTGGTCGGGTTGAATGAGTATTATGGTGTGCTGGATTCGGATTGGATTAGTGTTCGAAACTCGAGTTTCTTGCAAAAGATCTCTCTTCTTCAATCTACACTTCAAG GACCGGGCCCTCGAACGGATGCTTACAATCTGGTTTTCCATCCGTTAACCGGACTTTGCCTGGTATGTTCTCTTAAGGACACGACAATGCTCACTCTTGGTCCGTGCAATAGTTCCGAACCGTGGAGCTACACTAAGAAAACATTACGAATCGAGGACCAGCCTTTGTGTTTACAGAGTAACGGACCAGAAAATAGGGTTACGATGTCTAGGACGGATTGTTCCATATGGCAGACTATCTCGGCCTCTAGGATGCACTTGGCTTCGACAACAAGTAACAATAATCCTCTTTGCCTTGACGTGGACGCAACCAACAATATCCTGGCTAATCCTTGCAAGTGTCTGAGTATGGACAGTTCGTGTCAGCCAATGAGCCAGTGGTTCAAGATCATTAACGCTACCAGGCCATTGAAGAGCTCGAAACTGTACAAACAGTTGGAGAATCTGTCTCCCAAATCGGATATGTTGTAA
- the LOC106415935 gene encoding protein SDA1 homolog: protein MSGSLGRTPESLKASGRSSEKLSLPILQGKIKRDPDGYETELQLIYKQFKASVDLFQQQAALSFSSVGSDPSVAKDLGDRAMFLAHVTPFYPKQLAEFPSQLTDLLRTSCLAMPSGLRNHVAQALILLMNRKSLVIEDLLALFLDVQCIGDRNLRKLAFSHIVQTIRKMSVTDPRHKGLQKIVISMLEQEDETKAKRALVTLCELLKKKVWLGDRHERVAIAICEACFHASPRIMVSSLRFLLDYENIEDEDDSDASDNDDDEDSKPENHVVINREAVYKANNKGTSSSKKKKQAKLQRAMKSIKKKQRASSESTTSTYSPLNHLNDPQKFAEKLLSRLQTGKSIGKTSERIETRLMMMKVIARTIGLHKLQLLSFYTYLQNYAKPHEKDVTQILAAAVQACHDGVPSDAVKPLFMQIVNQFVHDRSRPEAIAVGLNVIREMCLRIPELMTEELLQDLALYKKEHEKAISAGARSLIALFREINPSLLVKKDRGRPGGPVAKPKQFGEANVFSNVPNVELLQESDHESDSDDGDQDDDDMELPGSDDVDQEELVPDDCGNEDEAEEDSDDDTNNTEDDSDVDTSIAGDEEEDMNDSDEAETDSENEEMESEEDDDDDDGEASDSSAEDSGSKEKANGKKRKMVDFDANLLSADTSLRALKRFAEAKSEQPSLDENDGILSNEDFRKIKDLQAKKEAKLALARKGFKVPDSDQLSKKRVNPAKLEAHIRHKLTKEQRMELVKAGREDRVKYQSRTATKQKKVGGSSNKQKEHKKNMPLAAIRSKAGRSKRSKKIKKSSSGTQFRGRKAWK, encoded by the exons ATGTCCGGATCTCTAGGCCGCACGCCGGAGTCCTTAAAGGCCTCCGGCCGGAGCTCCGAGAAGCTCAGCCTCCCCATCCTCCAAGGCAAAATCAAACGCGACCCAGACGGATACGAAACAGAGCTCCAATTAATCTACAAACAGTTCAAAGCCTCCGTCGATCTCTTCCAGCAGCAAGCCGCCCTCAGCTTCTCCTCCGTCGGCTCCGACCCTTCCGTCGCCAAGGACCTCGGCGACCGAGCCATGTTCCTAGCTCACGTCACTCCCTTTTACCCCAAGCAGCTCGCGGAGTTTCCATCTCAGCTGACTGATTTGCTCCGCACCTCGTGCCTCGCGATGCCCTCGGGGCTGAGGAACCATGTCGCTCAGGCTTTGATTCTTCTTATGAATCGAAAG AGTCTTGTCATCGAGGATTTGCTGGCTCTGTTTCTGGATGTTCAGTGCATTGGTGATAGAAACTTGAGGAAGCTTGCGTTTTCTCACATTGTTCAGACCATTCGTAAGATGAGTGTTACTGATCCGAGGCATAAGGGACTTCAGAAGATTGTCATCTCCATGTTGGAG CAAGAAGATGAAACAAAGGCTAAGAGAGCACTTGTTACCCTTTGTGAGCTTCTAAAGAAGAAGGTTTGGCTTGGTGATAGACATGAGAGAGTTGCTATTGCGATTTGTGAAGCTTGCTTTCATGCTTCGCCTAG GATCATGGTATCTTCTCTTCGGTTTCTTCTTGACTACGAGAACATTGAGGATGAAGATGATAGTGATGCTTCAGACAACGATGATGACGAGGATTCAAAGCCCGAAAACCATGTTGTGATTAACAGGGAGGCTGTTTACAAG GCGAACAACAAAGGTACATCTTctagcaagaagaagaagcaagcgAAACTGCAACGTGCGATGAAGAGTATTAAGAAGAAGCAGCGTGCTTCGTCCGAGAGCACCACTTCTACTTATTCACCTCTCAATCATCTAAATGATCCTCAG AAATTTGCAGAGAAATTGCTTTCTCGTCTTCAGACTGGCAAGAGCATTGGCAAAACTAGTGAACGAATTGAG accaggttgatgatgatgaaagtTATTGCACGAACAATTGGGCTTCACAAGTTGCAATTATTAAGCTTTTACACTTATCTTCAAAACTACGCTAAG CCACATGAAAAGGACGTTACACAAATACTTGCAGCAGCAGTTCAGGCTTGCCATGATGGG GTTCCTTCTGATGCTGTGAAACCACTGTTCATGCAAATAGTGAATCAGTTTGTACACGACCGTTCACGTCCTGAG GCTATTGCTGTCGGACTCAATGTGATTCGAGAAATGTGCCTGAGGATTCCCGAG TTGATGACAGAAGAGTTGCTGCAAGATCTTGCTCTGTATAAAAAGGAACATGAAAAAGCCATATCCGCAGGAGCCCGTTCCCTCATTGCATTGTTCAGAGAG ATCAATCCTTCGCTTCTAGTGAAAAAAGACCGTGGCCGTCCTGGAGGTCCCGTTGCCAAACCTAAACAATTCGGAGAAGCTAACGTCTTCAGCAATGTTCCCAATGTTGAGTTATTGCAAGAAAGTGATCATGAGAGCGACTCTGATGATGGTGATCAAGACGATGATGATATGGAGTTGCCTGGCAGTGATGATGTCGACCAGGAGGAGCTTGTACCTGATGATTGTGGAAACGAGGACGAAGCTGAAGAAGATTCTGATGACGATACGAACAACACTGAAGATGACAGTGATGTCGATACTTCCATCGCTGGTGACGAAGAGGAAGATATGAATGACAGTGATGAAGCCGAGACTGATTCTGAAAATGAGGAGATGGAAagcgaagaagatgatgatgatgatgatggagaagCCTCTGATTCTTCTGCAGAAGATAGTGGAAGCAAAGAGAAGGCAAATGGGAAGAAAAGGAAGATGGTAGATTTTGATGCGAATCTTCTCTCTGCTGATACAAGCCTACGAGCACTAAAGAGGTTCGCAGAAGCGAAGAGCGAGCAGCCTTCTTTGGATGAAAACGATGGCATACTTTCTAATGAGGACTTTCGAAAAATCAAAGATCTTCag GCAAAGAAGGAAGCAAAACTTGCATTGGCTCGAAAAGGATTCAAGGTTCCAGATTCTGATCAGCTAAGTAAGAAGCGTGTCAATCCAGCCAAACTTGAA GCTCACATAAGGCATAAACTAACAAAGGAGCAACGAATGGAGTTAGTTAAAGCGGGTAGGGAGGACAGAGTGAAATACCAATCCAGGACTGCCACCAAGCAGAAGAAG GTGGGAGGATCGAGCAATAAACAGAAGGAGCACAAGAAGAATATGCCTCTTGCTGCGATAAGATCAAAGGCTGGTAGATCAAAGCGATCCAAGAAAATTAAGAAAAGCAGCAGCGGAACCCAGTTCAGAGGAAGGAAAGCTTGGAAATGA
- the LOC106413609 gene encoding glutathione S-transferase T3-like has product MDTFSLSSPGFVNLLSSQSSQTVEVGSSEVPKPAAERRKWTTQEDIVLISAWLNTSKDPIVSNQQKLGSFWRRIEDYFNASAQLGGFPPREWSQCKQRWGRVNEQVCKFLGSYEAALKEQSSGQNENDVMKSAHDIFFNDYQAKFTLEHAWRELRYDQKWRSNSISRDGAKEKMKEATETVHDSDEARPPGVKACKAAKRKKHGNEAAFDRLESILEKKQNLSKHKILDRLLSKNIASLSEAKVALKDKLVKGCPGVVTGVWEIKSNVDGLL; this is encoded by the exons ATGGATACGTTTTCACTAAGTTCTCCCGGTTTTGTGAACCTATTATCTTCCCAGTCCAGTCAAACCGTAGAAGTAGGGTCGTCTGAGGTTCCTAAACCGGCTGCTGAAAGGAGAAAGTGGACGACTCAAGAAGACATTGTCCTCATCAGTGCCTGGTTAAACACAAGCAAAGATCCCATAGTTAGTAACCAGCAGAAACTAGGGTCGTTTTGGAGAAGAATAGAGGATTACTTTAATGCAAGCGCTCAGCTCGGTGGCTTTCCACCTAGAGAGTGGAGTcagtgtaagcagaggtggggaaggGTGAATGAACAAGTGTGTAAATTTTTGGGAAGCTATGAGGCAGCATTGAAGGAGCAATCTAGTGGGCAGAACGAGAACGATGTCATGAAGTCAGCTCATGACATCTTCTTTAACGACTACCAGGCGAAGTTTACACTTGAACACGCGTGGAGGGAGCTGAGGTATGATCAGAAGTGGAGATCGAACTCTATATCAAGAGATGGTgcaaaggagaaaatgaaggaAGCTACGGAGACGGTGCATGACTCGGATGAGGCTAGGCCTCCTGGCGTTAAGGCTTGCAAAGCAGCCAAACGCAAGAAGCATGGCAATGAAGCTGCATTTGATCGCCTGGAGAGCATTCTAGAGAAGAAACAGAAtctttcaaaacataaaatacttGATCGTCTCCTCTCTAAGAACATAGCTAGTCTAAGTGAAGCTAAGGTCGCTTTGAAGGACAAACTT GTGAAAGGATGTCCTGGCGTTGTCACGGGTGTATGGGAGATAAAGTCTAACGTTGATGGGTTATTGTAG